The Ostrinia nubilalis chromosome 17, ilOstNubi1.1, whole genome shotgun sequence genome contains a region encoding:
- the LOC135079617 gene encoding uncharacterized protein LOC135079617 yields the protein MSFNVFLLGCISKCKSGLKDMLEWRGFHFLGRVSYCVFLVHFIVLRLTVAGSTQLVHTSISAMINLLISVTVLSYLVAIPYCLVIELPALQLWKAIFEEDRTERRPQEPSNQPAPAIKPLDLVANIRRRQEV from the exons ATGTCCTTCAACGTCTTCCTGCTGGGCTGCATCAGCAAGTGCAAGT CCGGGCTCAAGGACATGCTGGAGTGGCGCGGGTTCCACTTCCTAGGCCGCGTGTCGTACTGCGTGTTCCTGGTGCACTTCATCGTGCTGCGGCTGACCGTCGCCGGCTCCACGCAGCTCGTGCACACCTCCATCTCCGCAATG ATAAACCTCCTTATATCAGTAACAGTGCTATCCTACCTGGTGGCCATCCCATACTGCCTGGTCATCGAGCTGCCAGCCCTCCAATTGTGGAAGGCAATCTTCGAGGAGGACCGGACTGAGAGGAGGCCACAGGAACCATCTAACCAGCCAGCACCAGCTATCAAGCCTCTGGACTTGGTCGCTAACATCAGAAGGAGGCAGGAGgtttaa
- the LOC135080181 gene encoding uncharacterized protein LOC135080181, with the protein MTSRPSTRGRILSESLTKKSLILLVIARWLLAMLVLGSALSAGLVSYFYDVTPIVTGQAPESLRTWFAGSKTLMLLYLPSWMNLVGYAAGMATAFVYHYTQVEGYKLNQNKWFNLSFHAAITLGSCVVFAGVVFLRDAPPPRWAAALYAALDRTLVAMAFNVFLLGCISKCKSVSHCYNRQIAIIPRGYYARFVFAGAVFLRDGDGPPPRSTLPLIGL; encoded by the exons ATGACGTCACGCCCATCGACACGGGGCAGGATCCTGAGTGAGTCCCTAACTAAGAAGTCCCTTATACTGCTGGTGATAGCTCGCTGGCTGCTGGCGATGCTGGTGCTGGGCTCAGCGCTCTCCGCCGGCCTCGTGTCCTACTTCTATGACGTCACGCCCATCGTCACGGGGCAGGCGCCCGA GTCTCTGCGCACCTGGTTCGCCGGGTCCAAAACCCTGATGCTGCTGTACCTACCAAGCTGGATGAACCTGGTGGGCTACGCGGCCGGCATGGCCACGGCCTTCGTCTACCACTACACGCAGGTCGAAGGCTACAAGCTCAACCAGAACAAG TGGTTCAACCTGTCATTCCACGCGGCCATTACCCTGGGCTCGTGCGTGGTGTTCGCGGGAGTAGTATTCCTTCGcgacgcgccgccgccgcgctgggCCGCCGCGCTCTACGCTGCCCTTGATAGGACCCTGGTGGCGATGGCCTTCAACGTCTTCCTGCTGGGCTGCATCAGCAAGTGCAAGT CTGTGTCTCATTGCTACAATAGACAGATAGCTATCATTCCACGCGGCTATTACGCTAGGTTCGTGTTCGCGGGAGCAGTATTCCTTCGCGACGGCGACGGGCCACCACCGCGCTCTACGCTGCCCTTGATAGGACTCTAG